A stretch of the Thiomicrospira pelophila DSM 1534 genome encodes the following:
- a CDS encoding diguanylate cyclase: protein MFKQGCLLFFVFWLLPFSVLAGSYSFNNSEHIISQQVYWQDRDEASYEASEIYNLWQQGQSFRSLDKQVLASGLNSAPVWVGLELYNAESEAIKRHLLLDTSWLDEVHFYQFYDGQLVKQWITGDNHSALDRTSKVTGFLMPLYLEPGKTQVLVQLDTPDPLVAPFYVVDDQKLDHFTLVRLFSYGLVYGYLLALIFFNTALSVGIRDRRHLLYAFYLLSFVVANFSYTGHGFVWVWSQSVEWQRWAQPLLMMLFGSAGLWFATVFLDIRSKWLALYRFSSWILVGSWLVLLFSYLTGNQALALMVAFAFMLIFTSLMLIMGVFSVLQGSISGRFYLTAVVAGTLGTIVTTMAVLGWLPFSELTFRAAEIGMLLEATLLALALASRIRRVQHKQVLAEKDANTDALTLLNNRRALYYWAEGLWKDPYKRRQPLCALIMDIDHFKECNDAHGHMFGDQVLQMISKLLNEKIRKEDMVARWGGEEFIVLLPNTQIEEARQFAERFLQQLREQKLINGEEAVSVTASIGLATGLPEQTELDDLILRADEALYQAKQSGRDQVICILEALLPDDKKRHKLA, encoded by the coding sequence ATGTTTAAGCAGGGGTGCTTGCTGTTTTTTGTATTTTGGCTATTGCCCTTTAGCGTATTGGCAGGTTCTTATTCTTTTAATAACTCAGAACATATCATTTCACAGCAGGTCTATTGGCAAGACCGAGATGAGGCGAGTTACGAAGCCTCAGAGATTTATAACCTTTGGCAGCAGGGGCAGTCCTTTCGGTCGTTAGATAAACAGGTGCTGGCAAGCGGTTTGAATAGTGCGCCTGTTTGGGTGGGCTTGGAACTTTATAACGCTGAATCGGAAGCAATCAAACGTCATTTGCTGTTGGATACCTCTTGGTTGGATGAGGTGCATTTTTACCAGTTTTATGACGGTCAGTTGGTTAAACAGTGGATAACGGGTGATAACCATTCCGCGCTAGATCGCACGTCGAAGGTGACGGGCTTTTTAATGCCGCTTTATCTGGAACCTGGAAAGACACAGGTGTTAGTGCAACTGGATACCCCCGATCCGCTAGTCGCGCCGTTTTATGTTGTTGATGATCAAAAACTTGATCACTTTACGCTTGTGCGCTTGTTTAGTTATGGGCTGGTTTATGGCTACCTCTTAGCCTTGATCTTTTTTAATACCGCACTGTCTGTTGGTATTCGTGACCGCCGCCATTTGCTTTATGCCTTTTATTTACTTTCCTTTGTTGTTGCCAATTTTTCCTATACCGGGCATGGTTTTGTTTGGGTCTGGTCGCAGTCGGTCGAGTGGCAGCGCTGGGCGCAACCTTTGTTAATGATGCTATTTGGTTCGGCTGGGCTTTGGTTTGCTACGGTGTTTTTAGACATTCGCAGCAAGTGGCTAGCGTTATATCGTTTTTCATCCTGGATACTTGTCGGCAGTTGGCTTGTTTTACTTTTCAGTTATCTAACTGGAAACCAAGCGTTAGCACTAATGGTCGCGTTTGCATTTATGCTGATATTCACCTCATTAATGTTGATAATGGGCGTTTTTAGTGTCTTGCAAGGCAGTATTAGTGGTCGGTTTTACCTGACCGCTGTTGTTGCAGGAACCTTGGGTACAATCGTGACTACCATGGCGGTGCTGGGTTGGTTGCCTTTTAGTGAGCTGACCTTCAGGGCCGCGGAAATCGGGATGTTGCTTGAAGCGACGTTGCTGGCTTTAGCACTCGCCTCACGCATACGTCGTGTGCAACACAAACAAGTATTGGCAGAAAAAGATGCAAATACCGATGCGTTGACTCTGCTAAATAATCGTCGTGCGCTCTATTACTGGGCCGAAGGGCTCTGGAAAGATCCCTATAAACGCCGACAGCCACTCTGTGCTCTGATTATGGATATTGACCATTTCAAGGAGTGTAATGATGCGCATGGCCATATGTTTGGTGACCAGGTGTTGCAAATGATTAGCAAATTGCTGAATGAAAAAATTCGAAAAGAAGATATGGTTGCGCGTTGGGGTGGTGAAGAATTTATTGTGCTCCTGCCGAATACCCAAATCGAAGAGGCACGCCAGTTTGCCGAAAGATTTTTGCAACAGCTGCGTGAGCAAAAGCTAATCAACGGAGAAGAGGCGGTCAGTGTGACCGCGAGTATTGGCCTAGCCACCGGCTTGCCAGAACAAACCGAGCTGGACGACCTGATCCTTCGCGCCGACGAAGCTTTATACCAAGCCAAACAAAGTGGACGCGACCAGGTTATTTGCATCCTAGAAGCTTTGCTCCCAGATGATAAAAAAAGGCATAAGCTTGCTTAA
- a CDS encoding SLC13 family permease — MTQDQLLILLILASTMVLFVWGRWRHDIVAAMALMACVLTGLVSPNDAFLGFAHPAVITVACVLVLSRGLQNSGAVDVLTHHAMPKNAGKTLSLAALVGIGALLSGFMNNVGAMALLMPVAIQLAARLELPPGQILMPLAFGTILGGMTTLIGTPPNLIVSGFRVENGFDGFSMFDFAPVGAAVAVVGVLFTVLVGWRLVPVRKQRGVTEFETGAYLTEVRVTEESKAAGMRLREIETVLDEANAQIIAMVRNDVRINAPGSQRVVKEKDILIIEADVDALASVLSNLGLRLEESGSSSEEQTEEKTKSKSEKSTKHTKSSQVEQSKSDENEAELTEDSDKPSSQDDVVLMEFVVRSDSEIVGRSARDIQLRTRYGLNLLAVSREGARSSARLRTLRMRAGDLLLMQGPSETLTEFAADYGCVPLAERELRIPDKRKAIIATAILIGAVGIAAFGIFPTAVAFAGGVLVSMLVRTVPPTSVYKAIDWPIIVLLAALIPVAGAMQSTGTATLIANFLLQNVAQGHSVFALAVILIVTMFLSDLMNNAATAAVMCPIAVGTSTALGVNADPFLMAVAIGASCAFLTPIGHQNNTLIIGPGGFRFGDYWRLGLPVEILVVLVSIPMLLWVWPLS, encoded by the coding sequence ATGACCCAAGACCAACTCCTTATTCTGTTAATTTTAGCGTCCACTATGGTGTTGTTTGTGTGGGGTCGTTGGCGTCACGATATAGTGGCTGCGATGGCCTTAATGGCGTGCGTACTAACGGGGTTAGTTTCACCTAACGATGCTTTTTTAGGCTTTGCACACCCAGCCGTTATTACGGTGGCGTGTGTCTTGGTGTTGAGTCGAGGCTTGCAAAACTCGGGCGCGGTGGATGTATTAACGCATCACGCCATGCCTAAAAATGCAGGTAAAACCTTAAGTTTAGCGGCGTTAGTTGGCATCGGCGCGTTGTTATCTGGCTTTATGAATAACGTGGGGGCGATGGCCTTACTCATGCCGGTAGCCATTCAGTTGGCGGCGCGTCTAGAACTGCCTCCTGGCCAGATTTTAATGCCGTTAGCTTTTGGAACGATTTTAGGCGGCATGACGACTTTGATTGGGACGCCGCCTAACCTGATTGTATCGGGGTTTCGAGTAGAAAATGGTTTTGATGGTTTTAGCATGTTCGATTTTGCTCCGGTAGGAGCCGCTGTGGCGGTCGTCGGGGTTTTATTTACGGTATTGGTAGGCTGGCGTTTAGTACCAGTACGTAAACAGCGGGGCGTAACGGAGTTTGAAACGGGTGCCTATTTAACCGAAGTTCGGGTAACCGAAGAAAGCAAAGCGGCTGGCATGCGGCTACGTGAAATTGAAACCGTTCTTGATGAGGCGAATGCACAGATTATCGCGATGGTTCGTAATGATGTGCGTATTAATGCGCCGGGTTCGCAGCGAGTGGTCAAGGAAAAAGATATTTTGATTATCGAAGCAGACGTGGACGCTTTGGCATCGGTTTTATCAAATTTAGGGCTTAGACTGGAAGAATCTGGTTCATCGAGTGAAGAACAGACAGAAGAAAAAACAAAATCCAAATCTGAAAAATCAACCAAACACACCAAGTCCAGCCAGGTTGAACAATCCAAGTCCGATGAAAATGAGGCCGAACTTACAGAGGACTCGGATAAACCCAGTTCTCAGGATGATGTGGTTTTAATGGAGTTTGTGGTGCGCAGTGACTCAGAAATTGTCGGACGTTCGGCCCGAGATATTCAACTAAGAACGCGTTATGGTTTGAACTTATTAGCCGTATCTCGTGAAGGCGCTCGATCAAGCGCGCGTTTGCGTACACTTCGCATGCGGGCTGGGGATTTGTTACTGATGCAGGGGCCATCTGAAACTTTAACCGAGTTTGCAGCCGACTATGGCTGTGTCCCTTTAGCCGAACGCGAATTACGTATTCCAGATAAACGCAAAGCGATTATAGCGACCGCTATTTTGATCGGTGCGGTCGGCATTGCGGCCTTTGGTATTTTTCCGACCGCGGTAGCGTTTGCCGGCGGGGTATTGGTTTCGATGCTGGTGCGTACTGTGCCACCAACTTCGGTTTATAAAGCCATTGATTGGCCGATTATTGTATTGCTGGCGGCCTTAATTCCGGTGGCGGGTGCCATGCAGTCAACCGGAACGGCGACGTTAATTGCTAACTTTTTATTGCAGAATGTGGCACAAGGTCACAGTGTTTTTGCTTTAGCCGTCATTTTAATTGTGACGATGTTTCTATCCGATTTAATGAATAACGCGGCGACCGCGGCGGTAATGTGTCCGATAGCGGTTGGCACATCGACGGCATTAGGCGTGAATGCAGATCCTTTTTTAATGGCGGTGGCTATTGGCGCATCTTGTGCGTTTTTAACCCCTATTGGTCACCAAAACAACACTTTAATCATTGGACCGGGCGGCTTCCGCTTTGGTGATTATTGGCGTTTAGGGTTACCTGTTGAAATCTTAGTTGTATTAGTGAGTATTCCAATGTTGCTATGGGTTTGGCCGTTATCATGA
- a CDS encoding SLC13 family permease has translation MTFDIALVLIILLVSLVFFVTDWLRMDLVALLVLVSLAVFGLVSPQQAVSGFSNPAVVTIWAMFIMSAGLAYTGFADRLGRKVMQIAGPREGRIIVILMLVSGGLSAFMNNTGVAALMLPVVVEVARRTGISASRLLIPLAFGSLLGGLMTLVGKPSNLLASMALEESTGEGFGFFDFAYIGLPILLIAIVFVALIGRHLLPKQDKTTEQNSQKDLRAAYGLQERIFALRVPDDSLLEGRSIAQSGLVTSAGLMVVARIRDGQTQALPLKSTQLKGGDIVLTQGRSDRFELLRSWSQLKIERQSPVLHQYLLEQNQWAEVVIAESSSLIGKTLRHQDFRQAYDLNLLAIRRPDLVRRTYLSDMPIEAGYHLLIQGSPDNIAQLAKHEDEFSGVHSINLDEVQEIYNLDERLFVLRVPEDSGLIGNSLAKNRIGEAFDFRLMGLFRESKVLSELSDDEVVRQGDLLLIQGREEDMDRLRGLQQLERMDDISPYLDVFDKGELELIEATLHPHGKLVGRQVKELDFDERYQVQIAAVWREGKSYRAGLDVMRLQAGDALLIVGPKPNLAKLNDNADLIILNPIQTKPMDASKAPVAALLMLFVVLAVLLGWLPIYIAAIAGASLMVLLRCLNMEQAYRAIEWRSIFLIAGMLPLGMAMDQSGAATYLANGLLSLLGEGNPWLVVAGLYLMTAMGILMIPGAALVLIMAPIALTLSTQLDISAASVMMVVALAATGLASPVSHPANTLVMGPGGYRFIDYFKIGLPLMLMMFVLTMLLMPIFWPL, from the coding sequence ATGACATTCGATATCGCTTTGGTTTTAATCATTTTGCTAGTGAGCTTGGTGTTTTTTGTCACCGATTGGTTGCGCATGGATTTGGTGGCGTTATTGGTGCTAGTGAGTTTGGCGGTATTTGGTTTAGTCTCGCCGCAACAAGCCGTGAGTGGTTTTAGCAATCCGGCGGTGGTGACGATTTGGGCGATGTTTATTATGAGTGCCGGACTCGCTTATACAGGCTTTGCAGATCGGCTGGGTCGGAAAGTGATGCAAATTGCCGGGCCGAGAGAAGGGCGCATCATTGTGATTTTGATGTTAGTATCAGGCGGTTTGTCGGCATTTATGAATAATACGGGCGTGGCAGCTTTAATGCTACCGGTGGTGGTTGAAGTCGCTAGGCGGACCGGTATTTCCGCTTCAAGATTATTGATTCCATTGGCGTTTGGTAGTTTGTTGGGCGGTTTAATGACTTTGGTGGGTAAGCCGTCTAACCTGTTGGCGAGTATGGCGTTAGAAGAATCGACAGGCGAAGGCTTTGGCTTTTTTGATTTTGCCTATATTGGTTTGCCGATATTATTAATCGCAATTGTTTTTGTTGCTTTAATTGGTCGACATTTATTGCCTAAACAAGACAAAACCACCGAGCAGAATAGTCAGAAAGATTTACGCGCAGCTTATGGCTTGCAAGAACGTATTTTTGCATTACGCGTGCCGGACGACTCGTTGCTAGAAGGTCGCAGCATTGCGCAGTCGGGTTTGGTGACGAGTGCCGGTTTAATGGTGGTGGCGCGCATTCGAGATGGACAAACCCAAGCTTTGCCACTCAAATCCACTCAGCTAAAAGGCGGCGATATTGTGCTGACCCAAGGACGATCGGACCGATTTGAGTTGTTGCGCAGTTGGAGTCAACTCAAGATCGAACGCCAATCGCCGGTTTTACACCAATATTTGTTGGAACAAAACCAATGGGCGGAGGTGGTGATCGCCGAATCCTCGAGCTTAATTGGCAAAACGCTGAGACACCAAGATTTTCGCCAAGCTTATGATCTAAATTTATTAGCCATTCGACGACCAGATCTGGTGCGTCGCACTTATCTATCCGACATGCCGATTGAGGCGGGTTATCATTTATTGATCCAAGGGTCGCCGGATAATATTGCACAATTGGCTAAGCATGAAGACGAGTTTAGTGGGGTTCATTCGATTAACTTGGATGAAGTGCAAGAAATTTATAATCTGGATGAACGTTTGTTTGTATTACGCGTGCCGGAAGACTCAGGTTTAATCGGTAACAGTTTGGCTAAAAATCGCATAGGTGAAGCGTTTGATTTTCGCTTAATGGGCTTATTTCGTGAAAGTAAGGTATTGTCCGAACTCAGTGATGACGAAGTGGTGCGGCAAGGTGATTTGTTATTGATTCAAGGTCGAGAAGAAGATATGGATCGGTTGCGAGGCTTGCAGCAGCTTGAGCGCATGGATGATATTTCGCCTTATTTGGACGTGTTTGATAAAGGCGAATTAGAGCTGATTGAAGCCACCTTGCATCCCCACGGAAAATTGGTTGGGAGGCAGGTTAAAGAGCTGGACTTTGATGAGCGTTATCAAGTGCAAATTGCCGCGGTTTGGCGAGAGGGGAAGTCTTATCGAGCGGGTTTGGACGTGATGCGATTACAAGCGGGAGACGCTTTATTAATTGTGGGGCCCAAACCGAATCTGGCCAAGTTAAACGACAATGCTGATTTGATTATTCTTAATCCTATCCAAACCAAACCGATGGATGCCAGCAAAGCACCCGTAGCGGCTTTATTAATGTTATTTGTAGTGTTGGCGGTGTTATTGGGCTGGTTGCCGATTTATATTGCGGCGATTGCCGGCGCGAGTTTGATGGTGTTGTTGCGGTGTTTAAACATGGAGCAAGCGTATCGCGCGATAGAGTGGCGTTCGATTTTTTTGATTGCTGGCATGTTGCCATTAGGCATGGCGATGGATCAATCCGGCGCGGCCACTTATTTGGCTAATGGTTTATTAAGCTTGCTTGGTGAGGGTAATCCTTGGCTTGTGGTGGCGGGACTGTATTTGATGACCGCAATGGGTATTTTAATGATTCCGGGAGCGGCCTTGGTGTTGATTATGGCACCGATTGCTTTGACATTGAGCACACAATTGGATATTTCAGCTGCCAGCGTAATGATGGTGGTGGCCTTAGCGGCCACCGGTTTAGCGAGTCCGGTATCGCATCCGGCAAATACTTTGGTCATGGGGCCGGGTGGTTATCGGTTTATTGATTACTTTAAAATTGGTTTGCCATTAATGTTGATGATGTTTGTGCTGACGATGTTATTAATGCCAATTTTTTGGCCGCTTTAG
- a CDS encoding c-type cytochrome: MQFKTIMTVMLVSSASLFVACSDSSDSSPQSSSEVDTREVTKQPEPQTPTLDQRVEATPAPQESTEMTDASTMEAEPKAAEIPAVEEPVEVEVAETVVEVASGKTLYATCIGCHGATGAGGVGPQLTGKSKDFLVERIKAYRAGEQVGPMTAMMAPMVSAMTDEEIDRVVDYILTF; this comes from the coding sequence ATGCAGTTCAAAACAATAATGACGGTTATGCTAGTGAGTAGTGCGAGCTTATTTGTGGCATGCAGTGATTCATCCGATTCAAGTCCTCAATCAAGTTCCGAAGTGGATACAAGAGAAGTGACTAAACAGCCTGAGCCACAAACGCCGACTCTAGACCAGCGCGTTGAAGCTACCCCAGCTCCGCAGGAGTCGACCGAGATGACGGATGCATCAACTATGGAAGCTGAACCAAAAGCGGCCGAAATTCCAGCGGTTGAAGAACCAGTGGAAGTTGAAGTCGCCGAAACGGTGGTAGAAGTGGCTTCAGGGAAAACATTGTATGCGACTTGTATTGGTTGTCACGGTGCGACCGGTGCGGGCGGTGTGGGACCGCAATTAACCGGTAAATCTAAAGACTTTTTGGTTGAACGTATTAAAGCCTATCGTGCCGGAGAACAGGTTGGTCCGATGACCGCCATGATGGCACCGATGGTTTCGGCTATGACGGATGAAGAAATCGATCGTGTTGTAGATTACATTTTGACCTTTTAA
- the hrpA gene encoding ATP-dependent RNA helicase HrpA produces MSEFPRDKSALHSLIAQAQSRDQFRLKRDLDRLDLAKLNVESDNNHQAWWSWCERLQRSLDKVDARKALVPNIQYDEALPVVGRRAELVDLISQHQVVVIAGETGSGKTTQIPKLCLEAGRGVLGRIGCTQPRRLAARSVAERLAEELGSSLGELVGYQVRFHDQVHETSLIKVMTDGILLAEIQNDRFLSQYDTIIIDEAHERSINIDFLLGILKQLLPKRPDLKLIITSATIDTARFAEHFKQPGLVVPIVEVSGRTYPVETRYRPLGQVEMDDGTVIEQDLTTGIVEALEELADHDPHGDVLVFQVGERDIKETAEVLRKQNLKNTDVIPLYARLSVSDQNKVFQTSNKRRIILSTNVAETSLTVPGIRYVVDPGLVRISRYSVRSKVQRLPVERISQASANQRKGRCGRVADGICIRLYSEEDFKARPEFTDPEIHRTSLTSVLLNMAQLKLGKVERFPFIEPPQEKAVNDGYRQLMEIGALDDKKRLTESGRDLARLPLEPRIAKMVLEADKNNVLAEVLIIAAAISIQDPRDINEQTMQAARKAHKSFEDPRSDFLFFLNLWRFYEHQQRHLSQNKLRKLCKTNYLSYLRLREWHDLYHQLKVSLKSIGLKVGELHLYEEVTENGQTLERLSDLHSINVHRSLLAGLLGQVMMRDDENVYMGARGTKLFIHPSSVLFKRKPKWVMSAEMVETTKLYARTNAEIDVHWVEQLAPHLIKRSYADPHWQKKRGQVGAYESVTLYGLPIVNRRPCNYGPINPKESRGIFIRALAQTEVNTRAAFYRHNLELIKQIERYEQKLRRPDFLVDETVLQNFYEERLPAHIYNQPALETWFKKADAKTQDSLKLTESLLLKQDLDSQYEQDFPDQIQLSQRIPLQLDYRFEPGQQQDGVVFKIPLAGLNLVNVEQFEWLTPGFLKEKIVCYIKALPKQLRKQFVPAPAVAERVANQISSDQGEFVPQLIQALNRGANQKVRLDDFGAVDLPAHLRPWFQLLDDKGKLLAESADLDDLKSRYQHLVEAKIQQTQTEPKQVISEWDFGDLAQEESIKSHGKTLLAYPGLVLEKEQVFLIRSGDERQAQKQHGYAVWFLLKNQLKDKHKYLQKHLALKQACLCFSPYGSCTHLTEQVIEKALRRLVPEPQTIRSQGAYEAAVTRLQTDWVKEAQAIANLVSDILQNHQRLAKQIKGKLNPRWLASLDDIKTQLDDLVNLNFVLDTPDIWLAQIPRYLKALQVRLEKLDLDPQKDQQVQRQMQSLLIEFNELKTHESLRLNPDFIELRWMLEELRISLFSQPMKTLKPVSVERLQKLMKSL; encoded by the coding sequence ATGTCTGAATTTCCGCGCGATAAATCTGCACTTCATTCCCTTATTGCTCAAGCGCAAAGCCGTGATCAATTTCGTTTAAAACGAGATTTGGATAGGCTCGACTTGGCTAAGCTGAATGTCGAGTCTGATAATAACCACCAGGCCTGGTGGTCTTGGTGTGAGCGTTTGCAGCGTTCGTTGGATAAGGTGGATGCACGCAAGGCGTTGGTGCCAAACATTCAGTATGATGAAGCCTTGCCAGTAGTGGGGCGGCGCGCTGAGTTGGTGGATTTGATTAGCCAGCATCAGGTGGTGGTGATTGCGGGTGAAACGGGTTCGGGTAAAACCACTCAAATTCCAAAGCTGTGTTTGGAAGCCGGGCGTGGTGTGTTAGGGCGTATAGGTTGTACGCAACCGCGACGTTTAGCGGCGCGCAGTGTGGCGGAGCGTTTGGCGGAAGAACTCGGTTCGTCGCTGGGTGAATTGGTCGGTTATCAGGTGCGTTTTCACGATCAGGTGCATGAGACCAGTTTGATTAAGGTGATGACCGACGGGATTTTGCTGGCGGAGATTCAGAACGATCGTTTTTTAAGTCAATACGACACCATTATTATTGATGAGGCGCATGAGCGCAGTATCAATATCGATTTTCTGCTGGGCATTCTGAAACAACTTCTCCCCAAGCGTCCGGATTTAAAGTTAATTATTACCTCGGCCACCATTGATACCGCGCGTTTTGCCGAGCATTTCAAACAACCAGGCCTGGTGGTGCCGATTGTGGAAGTGTCGGGGCGGACTTATCCGGTTGAAACGCGTTATCGGCCTTTAGGTCAGGTGGAAATGGACGACGGCACGGTGATTGAGCAGGACTTAACTACGGGTATTGTCGAGGCGTTGGAGGAGTTGGCTGATCACGATCCGCATGGCGATGTGCTGGTGTTTCAGGTCGGCGAACGCGACATTAAAGAAACCGCCGAAGTTTTGCGTAAACAAAACCTCAAGAATACCGATGTGATTCCGCTTTATGCGCGTTTGTCGGTGTCGGATCAAAACAAGGTGTTTCAAACTTCGAATAAACGCCGCATTATTTTATCCACGAATGTCGCCGAAACCTCTTTGACTGTACCAGGTATTCGGTATGTGGTTGATCCAGGCCTGGTGCGTATCAGCCGTTACAGTGTGCGATCTAAAGTGCAGCGTTTACCGGTGGAACGCATTTCGCAGGCCTCCGCTAATCAGCGTAAAGGCCGTTGCGGTCGTGTGGCGGACGGCATTTGTATTCGACTTTATTCGGAAGAAGATTTTAAGGCGCGTCCTGAGTTCACCGACCCAGAAATTCATCGCACTTCCTTAACTTCAGTACTGTTAAATATGGCGCAGCTCAAATTAGGCAAGGTTGAGCGGTTTCCATTTATTGAGCCGCCGCAGGAAAAGGCCGTCAACGATGGTTATCGTCAGTTAATGGAAATCGGCGCGCTCGATGATAAAAAGCGCTTAACTGAGTCTGGTCGAGATTTAGCACGTTTGCCGCTCGAACCCCGCATTGCCAAAATGGTGTTGGAAGCCGACAAAAATAATGTGTTGGCCGAGGTGCTGATTATCGCGGCGGCGATTAGTATTCAAGATCCGCGCGATATCAACGAACAAACCATGCAGGCCGCACGCAAAGCCCACAAGTCATTTGAAGACCCACGTTCGGACTTTTTGTTTTTCTTAAATTTGTGGCGTTTTTATGAACATCAGCAACGCCACCTTAGCCAAAACAAACTGCGGAAGCTTTGCAAAACCAATTATTTATCGTATTTGCGACTGCGTGAATGGCACGATTTGTATCATCAGTTAAAAGTGAGCTTAAAGTCGATTGGGTTAAAAGTCGGTGAGTTGCATTTGTATGAAGAGGTGACCGAAAACGGCCAAACTCTAGAACGCTTGAGTGATTTACATAGCATTAATGTACATCGCTCGTTGCTGGCCGGTTTGTTGGGGCAAGTGATGATGCGTGATGATGAAAACGTGTATATGGGCGCGCGTGGCACCAAGTTGTTTATTCACCCTAGTTCGGTGCTGTTTAAGCGCAAACCTAAATGGGTGATGTCGGCTGAAATGGTCGAAACTACCAAACTATATGCGCGCACCAACGCTGAAATTGATGTGCATTGGGTTGAGCAATTAGCGCCGCACTTAATCAAACGCAGTTATGCCGATCCGCATTGGCAGAAAAAGCGCGGTCAGGTAGGTGCGTATGAGTCGGTGACGTTATACGGTTTGCCTATTGTAAATCGCCGACCTTGTAATTATGGGCCGATTAACCCGAAAGAATCGCGCGGCATTTTTATTCGCGCCTTAGCCCAAACCGAAGTAAATACGCGTGCGGCGTTTTATCGGCACAATTTAGAGTTGATTAAACAGATTGAACGTTATGAGCAAAAGTTAAGACGCCCAGATTTTTTGGTGGATGAGACGGTGCTGCAGAATTTTTATGAAGAGCGTTTGCCTGCACACATATACAACCAACCCGCGTTAGAAACCTGGTTTAAAAAAGCCGATGCCAAAACACAAGATAGCTTAAAACTGACTGAATCTTTATTGCTAAAACAAGATTTGGACAGCCAGTATGAACAGGATTTTCCGGATCAAATTCAGCTAAGTCAGCGTATTCCACTGCAGCTGGATTATCGGTTTGAGCCGGGACAACAGCAAGATGGTGTGGTGTTTAAAATTCCACTAGCGGGTTTGAATTTGGTGAATGTCGAGCAGTTTGAATGGCTCACCCCGGGCTTTTTGAAAGAGAAAATAGTTTGTTATATCAAAGCTTTGCCAAAACAACTTCGTAAACAATTTGTGCCGGCACCCGCTGTGGCGGAGCGGGTAGCGAATCAGATTAGCAGCGATCAAGGCGAGTTTGTGCCGCAATTAATTCAAGCCTTAAACCGAGGCGCGAATCAAAAAGTCCGGCTGGATGATTTTGGTGCGGTAGATTTGCCCGCGCATTTACGGCCTTGGTTTCAGTTGTTGGATGACAAGGGTAAGTTACTAGCGGAAAGCGCGGACTTGGATGATCTGAAGTCACGTTATCAGCACTTGGTGGAAGCGAAGATTCAGCAAACCCAAACCGAACCCAAGCAAGTGATTAGCGAATGGGATTTTGGCGATTTGGCGCAGGAAGAATCGATTAAGTCACATGGTAAAACTCTATTGGCTTACCCAGGCCTGGTGCTTGAAAAAGAACAGGTGTTTTTAATCCGTAGTGGGGATGAACGTCAGGCACAAAAACAGCACGGCTATGCGGTCTGGTTTTTGTTAAAGAACCAGTTAAAAGACAAACATAAATATTTGCAGAAACATTTAGCGCTGAAACAAGCTTGCTTGTGTTTTTCGCCTTATGGCAGTTGTACGCATTTAACCGAGCAGGTGATTGAAAAAGCCTTACGTCGATTAGTGCCAGAGCCACAAACGATTCGCAGTCAAGGTGCATATGAAGCCGCGGTAACTCGGTTACAAACCGATTGGGTCAAAGAGGCGCAAGCAATTGCGAACTTGGTGAGTGACATTTTGCAAAACCACCAACGCTTAGCGAAGCAGATTAAAGGCAAGTTGAACCCGCGTTGGTTGGCTTCGTTAGACGACATCAAAACTCAGTTAGATGATTTAGTGAACCTGAATTTTGTGTTGGATACCCCGGATATTTGGTTGGCTCAGATTCCGCGTTATTTAAAGGCCTTGCAGGTTCGGCTGGAAAAGCTCGATTTAGACCCACAAAAAGATCAACAAGTTCAACGTCAGATGCAAAGTTTGCTAATCGAATTTAATGAATTGAAAACGCATGAATCTTTACGATTAAATCCGGATTTTATCGAATTGCGTTGGATGTTAGAAGAGTTGCGTATCTCTTTGTTTTCTCAGCCGATGAAAACTCTCAAACCGGTTTCTGTGGAGCGTTTGCAGAAATTGATGAAGTCACTTTAA
- a CDS encoding DsrE family protein, with the protein MKSLRAMALSIATSLMLALPMQAYAEPQNNDHALAGVKNGDVLFDITLSEPRMLTAQMGVMFETYQDLKKNGITPKMVLAFHGQNVHYLTENLDTVPMEDINQVETFNENLNKLMALDGVRIEACAIAIRLYGADRPEIRNGIHVVGNTYVSNIGYDKQGYTIIGIH; encoded by the coding sequence ATGAAATCACTACGCGCAATGGCCCTTTCTATAGCAACCAGTCTCATGCTCGCCCTACCGATGCAGGCTTATGCCGAGCCGCAGAACAATGATCATGCTCTGGCCGGTGTTAAGAATGGTGATGTATTGTTTGATATCACGCTGTCTGAGCCAAGAATGTTAACGGCACAAATGGGAGTGATGTTTGAAACCTATCAGGACTTGAAAAAAAACGGCATTACGCCAAAGATGGTTCTCGCCTTTCACGGCCAGAATGTGCACTATCTAACCGAAAACCTAGACACCGTGCCCATGGAAGATATAAACCAAGTCGAAACCTTTAATGAAAACTTAAACAAATTAATGGCGCTTGATGGTGTACGAATTGAAGCCTGTGCCATCGCTATTCGTCTATACGGTGCAGACCGTCCAGAAATCCGTAATGGCATTCATGTGGTGGGCAACACTTATGTGTCCAATATCGGCTATGACAAGCAAGGTTATACCATTATTGGCATTCATTAA